From one Gossypium hirsutum isolate 1008001.06 chromosome D08, Gossypium_hirsutum_v2.1, whole genome shotgun sequence genomic stretch:
- the LOC107911299 gene encoding LOW QUALITY PROTEIN: probable inactive ATP-dependent zinc metalloprotease FTSHI 1, chloroplastic (The sequence of the model RefSeq protein was modified relative to this genomic sequence to represent the inferred CDS: inserted 1 base in 1 codon) encodes MATIDTLISARVNFPKPYSTPIKYLPKRIHPSNLTRKFRLRTPLLHRSFTVLCELQSSQPGGDTSKPKGDDFVSRVLKENPSQVEPRYLVGNKIYTLKEKDDLRKGSNLGLIEILKKKLNTKSKSKNETIGGERESETSENDYVYLNDILREYKGKLYVPEQIFGAELSEEEEFEKNLEELPKMSLEDFRKAMKSDKVKLLTSKEVSGVSYVGRYWEFVVDLEDIPGDKSLQRTKWAMRLNESEAQDLLREYTGQRYEIETPMTSWVGKIPEYPHPVASSISSRVMVELGMVTAVITAAAVLVGGFLAAAAFAVTSFVFVTTVYVVWPIVKPFVKLFLGIIFSILERIWDNLVDVFSDGGXFSKLYEFYTFGGVSASIEMLKPITIVLLTMVLLVRFTLSRRPKNFRKWDLWQGIDFSRSKAEARVDGSTGVKFSDVAGIDEAVEELQELVRYLKNPELFDKIGIKPPHGVLLEGPPGCGKTLVAKAIAGEAGVPFYQMAGSEFVEVLVGVGSARIRDLFKRAKVNKPSVIFIDEIDALATRRQGIFKETTDHLYNAATQERETTLNQLLIELDGFDTGKGVIFLAATNRRDLLDPALLRPGRFDRKIRIRPPNAKGRLQILKIHASKVKMSESVDLSSYANNLPGWTGAKLAQLVQEAALVAVRKRHESILQSDMNDAVDRLTVGPKRVGIDLGHQGQCRRATTEVGVAITSHLLRRYENAEVECCDRISVVPRGQTLSQVVFHRLDDESYMFERRPQLLHRLQVFLGGRAAEEIIYGRDTSRASLSYLADASWLARKILTIWNLENPMVIHGEPPPWRKKVKFVGPRLDFEGSLYDDYDLIEPPVNFNMDDEIAKRSEELLRDMYGRTVSLLRRHHAALLKAVKVLLNQKEINGGEIDYILNKYPPQTPLNLVLGEENPGSLPFIKQEQEREPDLQQVLLTPSTSETL; translated from the exons ATGGCCACCATTGATACTCTAATCTCAGCTAGGGTTAATTTTCCAAAACCCTACTCTACTCCTATCAAATATCTCCCCAAACGAATACATCCCTCGAATTTGACCCGAAAATTCCGATTAAGAACTCCATTACTTCACCGATCATTCACGGTTTTATGCGAATTACAATCCTCACAGCCCGGTGGTGACACTAGCAAGCCCAAAGGGGATGACTTTGTGTCTAGGGTTTTGAAGGAAAACCCTAGCCAAGTAGAGCCCAGGTACCTCGTTGGTAACAAGATTTACACcttgaaagaaaaagatgatttAAGAAAAGGTAGCAATCTGGGTTTGAtcgaaattttgaagaaaaagttgaatacaaaatcaaaatcaaaaaatgAAACCATTGGAGGGGAAAGAGAGAGTGAAACTAGTGAAAATGACTACGtgtatttgaatgatattttgagggaGTATAAAGGGAAGCTTTACGTGCCAGAGCAGATTTTTGGGGCAGAGTTATCCGAGGAGGAGGAATTCGAGAAGAATTTGGAGGAATTGCCCAAAATGAGCTTGGAAGATTTTAGGAAAGCTATGAAAAGTGACAAGGTTAAATTGTTGACTTCCAAGGAGGTTTCTGGTGTTTCATATGTTGGTAGGTATTGGGAATTTGTTGTGGATTTGGAGGATATTCCTGGTGACAAGAGCTTGCAAAGGACTAAATG GGCAATGAGATTGAATGAGAGTGAAGCCCAAGATCTTTTAAGAGAGTACACTGGACAACGATATGAAATTGAGACGCCCATGACG TCTTGGGTGGGTAAAATACCAGAGTATCCTCATCCAGTGGCATCTTCCATATCCAGCAGAGTGATGGTAGAGCTTGGAATGGTGACTGCTGTAATTACTGCCGCAGCAGTTCTTGTTGGAGGGTTTCTAGCAGCTGCTGCATTTGCTGTCACCAGTTTTGTCTTTGTAACAACTGTATATGTTGTATGGCCCATAGTGAAACCATTTGTTAAACTTTTTCTAGGTATCATATTCAGTATATTAGAGAGGATTTGGGATAATCTTGTTGATGTGTTTAGTGATGGGG TTTTCTCCAAGTTGTATGAATTTTACACTTTCGGTGGTGTATCTGCTAGTATCGAGATGCTAAAACCCATCACAATTGTCCTTTTAACCATGGTTCTTCTTGTGCGTTTCACACTTTCAAGAAGACCTAAGAACTTCAGGAAATGG GATCTATGGCAAGGCATTGATTTTTCGCGATCCAAAGCAGAAGCTCGTGTTGAT GGTTCAACTGGTGTTAAGTTTAGTGATGTAGCAGGCATAGATGAAGCAGTTGAGGAACTTCAAGAG TTGGTGAGATATTTGAAGAATCCAGAACTATTTGATAAGATAGGGATAAAGCCTCCTCATGGGGTTCTTTTGGAGGGCCCCCCAGGATGTGGGAAG ACCTTAGTTGCCAAGGCTATAGCTGGTGAAGCAGGTGTTCCATTCTACCAAATGGCAGGCTCAGAATTTGTGGAAGTTTTAGTCGGTGTTGGTTCTGCTCGTATCAGGGATCTGTTTAAGAGAGCCAAG GTAAATAAACCATCAGTTATAttcattgatgaaattgatgctttAGCAACTAG ACGTCAAGGGATTTTCAAGGAAACAACAGACCACCTGTATAATGCAGCCACTCAGGAGCGGGAAACTACTTTGAATCAGCTACTAATAGAGCTTGATGGGTTTGATACTGGCAAAGGTGTTATATTTTTGGCTGCTACAAATCGTAGAGATTTGTTAGATCCTGCACTTCTCAGGCCAGGTCGTTTTGATCGCAAG ATAAGAATTCGTCCTCCAAATGCTAAGGGGCGAttgcaaattttgaaaattcatgcAAGCAAAGTGAAGATGTCAGAGTCAGTTGATTTGTCTTCTTATGCAAATAACTTGCCTG GATGGACTGGAGCAAAATTGGCTCAACTAGTCCAAGAGGCTGCTCTTGTGGCTGTCAGGAAAAGGCATGAATCTATTCTTCAGTCAGATATGAATGATGCAGTAGATCGACTAACTGTAGGACCTAAGCGTGTTGGTATTGATCTGGGTCATCAGGGACAGTGTCGCAGAGCAACTACTGAAGTTGGAGTTGCTATAACTTCTCATCTGCTTAGGCGATATGAAAATGCAGAAGTTGAATGTTGTGATCGTATCTCTGTTGTTCCTCGTGGTCAG ACACTATCACAAGTTGTGTTTCATCGGCTAGATGATGAATCATACATGTTTGAGCGCCGACCGCAGCTGTTGCATCGGCTCCAG GTTTTTCTTGGGGGAAGAGCTGCTGAAGAGATAATTTATGGGCGGGACACCTCGAGGGCATCACTTAGCTACCTGGCAGATGCATCTTGGcttgctcgcaaaattttaaccAT ATGGAATTTGGAGAATCCAATGGTCATACATGGAGAACCGCCACCATGGAGAAAGAAAGTTAAATTCGTGGGTCCTCGGCTAGACTTTGAAGGATCTCTTTATGATGACTATGACCTGATTGAACCCCCTGTCAACTTCAATATGGATGATGAAATCGCAAAGAGGAGTGAGGAACTACTACGGGATATGTATGGAAGGACGGTTTCTCTTCTTAGGAGGCATCACGCTGCTTTGCTGAAAGCGGTGAAG GTTCTTCTGAATCAAAAGGAGATCAATGGAGGGGAAATTGACTACATTTTAAACAAGTACCCTCCTCAAACTCCATTGAATCTTGTTTTGGGAGAGGAAAACCCAGGAAGTCTTCCTTTTATCAAACAAGAACAAGAACGTGAACCGGACTTACAGCAAGTGCTGCTAACCCCTTCAACATCTGAAACACTTTGA